From Gammaproteobacteria bacterium, the proteins below share one genomic window:
- a CDS encoding PAS domain S-box protein: protein MTDSENKERGPRSGPDEPVFRQLVETVRDYGIFMLDPTGRVVTWNEGARRIKGYTAEDIIGSHFSRFYPQEAIDRGWPDYELARAAADGRFEDESWRVRKDGTLFWANVVITALHDADGNLIGFSKVTRDLSERRRREEALRQSEERFRALVEGVRDYAIFMLDPQGFVTTWTVGAKELQGYEAEEIVGAHFSRFYPPDAIKRGWPERELRAATMEGRFEDEGWRIRKDGSRFWANVLITALRDERTGALIGFSKITRDLTERRRQEQALAQSEERFRLLVDGVADYAIVMLDPKGLVSSWNGGAEKLTAYTAQEILGRHFSHFYTSEEVAEHKPWMHLARAMATGRVTDEGWRARKNGSLFWASSITTALHDADGRPYGFAQVMQDLTHRRHAEALADRAQRMHEFIAMLAHELRNPLAPIRNAVELMAKKGLPDPTLESMRQTIERQSAHLTRIIDELLDVNRIARGKFTIAKENLDVKEVLARAVETSRPLIDSQGHRLHVEISPDSLHVQGDSVRLTQAMVNLLNNAAKYTPAGGQIWLTAEAHAADVEVRVRDSGRGISAEDIERIFDLFAQIDPNSTEGRGGLGVGLALVRRVVELHAGSVKARSGGPGRGSEFIVRLPLSVQRLKGVPDVKAPDLAASVPTLRVLVVDDNRDAADSLRLLLEAMGQVAYAVYDGRLALAAVERFQPDIVLLDIGMPHMNGYDVADQIKSASFDHAPVLAAVTGFGQETDKRRARDTGFEHHFVKPVDAKALQTLLQGVADARQRSRDRS, encoded by the coding sequence ATGACCGATTCCGAGAACAAGGAGCGCGGACCGCGCTCCGGCCCGGACGAGCCGGTCTTCCGACAGCTGGTCGAGACCGTACGCGACTATGGGATCTTCATGCTCGATCCCACGGGCCGCGTGGTCACGTGGAACGAAGGCGCGCGGAGGATCAAGGGCTACACCGCCGAGGACATCATCGGCTCGCATTTTTCACGCTTCTATCCGCAGGAAGCGATCGACCGGGGCTGGCCGGATTACGAGCTGGCGCGGGCGGCCGCCGACGGCCGCTTCGAGGACGAGTCGTGGCGCGTCCGCAAGGACGGCACGCTGTTCTGGGCGAACGTCGTGATCACCGCCCTGCACGATGCGGACGGCAACCTCATCGGCTTCTCGAAGGTCACGCGCGACCTCAGTGAGCGACGCCGGCGCGAGGAGGCCCTCCGACAAAGCGAGGAGCGCTTCCGCGCCCTCGTCGAGGGCGTCAGGGACTACGCGATCTTCATGCTCGACCCTCAGGGATTCGTCACGACATGGACCGTCGGGGCGAAGGAGCTGCAGGGGTACGAGGCCGAGGAGATCGTCGGCGCCCATTTCTCGCGCTTCTACCCGCCCGACGCGATCAAGCGCGGTTGGCCGGAGCGAGAGCTGCGCGCGGCCACGATGGAAGGGCGTTTCGAGGACGAAGGCTGGCGCATCCGCAAGGACGGGTCGCGCTTCTGGGCCAACGTGCTGATCACTGCGCTGCGTGACGAGCGCACGGGCGCCCTGATCGGGTTCTCGAAGATCACGCGCGATCTGACCGAGCGCCGGCGCCAGGAGCAGGCGCTCGCGCAAAGCGAGGAACGCTTTCGGCTGCTCGTCGATGGCGTCGCCGACTACGCGATCGTGATGCTCGACCCGAAGGGGCTCGTGAGCAGCTGGAACGGCGGCGCCGAGAAGCTGACCGCTTATACCGCCCAGGAGATCCTCGGCAGGCACTTCTCGCATTTCTATACGTCCGAGGAGGTTGCCGAGCACAAGCCGTGGATGCACCTAGCCCGCGCGATGGCAACCGGACGCGTCACGGACGAAGGCTGGCGGGCCCGCAAGAACGGCTCGCTGTTCTGGGCGAGCAGCATCACCACGGCGCTGCACGATGCCGACGGGCGGCCGTACGGTTTCGCGCAAGTCATGCAGGATCTCACGCACAGGCGGCACGCCGAGGCGTTGGCGGATCGGGCCCAGCGGATGCACGAGTTCATCGCGATGCTCGCGCACGAGCTGCGCAACCCGCTCGCGCCGATCCGCAACGCCGTGGAGCTGATGGCGAAGAAGGGGCTTCCGGACCCCACGCTCGAGTCGATGCGGCAGACCATAGAGCGGCAGAGCGCCCACCTCACGCGCATCATCGACGAGCTCCTCGACGTGAACCGCATCGCGCGCGGCAAGTTCACGATCGCGAAGGAGAATCTCGATGTCAAGGAGGTTCTCGCCCGCGCTGTCGAGACGAGCCGCCCGCTGATCGACTCGCAAGGCCACCGCCTGCACGTCGAGATCTCGCCGGATTCGCTTCATGTGCAAGGCGACTCGGTGCGCTTGACGCAGGCGATGGTGAACCTTTTGAACAACGCAGCGAAATACACGCCGGCCGGCGGCCAAATTTGGCTCACGGCCGAGGCGCACGCCGCCGATGTCGAGGTTCGCGTGCGCGATAGCGGCCGCGGCATCTCCGCCGAGGACATCGAGCGGATATTCGATCTGTTCGCGCAGATCGATCCGAACAGCACCGAAGGGCGAGGCGGGCTCGGCGTCGGCCTCGCACTCGTCCGCCGAGTCGTCGAGCTGCACGCGGGCAGCGTGAAGGCGAGGAGCGGCGGCCCCGGACGGGGCAGCGAGTTCATCGTGCGCCTGCCGCTATCCGTGCAGCGGCTGAAGGGCGTTCCGGACGTGAAGGCGCCGGACTTGGCGGCCAGCGTGCCGACGCTGCGCGTGCTCGTCGTCGACGACAACCGCGATGCGGCCGACAGCCTGCGGCTGCTGCTCGAAGCGATGGGGCAGGTCGCGTACGCCGTCTACGACGGGCGTCTCGCGCTCGCCGCGGTCGAGAGATTCCAGCCGGACATCGTGCTGCTCGACATCGGG